DNA sequence from the Vanessa cardui chromosome 13, ilVanCard2.1, whole genome shotgun sequence genome:
cataatgtAACCTATTGTTTGGAACATAGAATCTACTAAGAAGCACTGGCAAGAATCTCAGTAGCTCCTACAAAAAGATTATGTGGGATTTcatacaatcaaaatattatttccctacaaaaaaagttaatataactttttttatcattcatataatctttaacttatataattagaaagcgacttggttttatactatgtagtgataatgaaGTTGAATGGCAGCATACTTATAGCAATACCATAAAATTTTGGCATATTTAAGTTAGATGGACTTGTAATGAATACCTAAGAGCCAGTTTCTATCTCCCTTCAGGTTAAACCGCTAGTATGGTTTATAAGGCTATGAGCCCAGTTAAAACTATTACGAGCGGCACCAACTTGAGTTggatcaaaaaaaaattttgaatgatGCATCACATAtctgaaaagtatttttttattttaaactagctgtgcccacgaccttgtacgcgattgaatttaacaaaaaaaattatagcctaacttactccttattatatcagttatctgccaatgaaagtccagtcaaaaacggtccagccgttccagagattagccggaacaacagtcagacagaccaacaaaaattgtaaaatatgttgttatggtacatgtaccgtgtatacatacatacataatatgcattgtataagctaaagttatttttgttaattaattgttgaaagataactcttgatattaattaataacgttcttctttattcaaattaagcaaagaatatataaagagatacagtaatgaaaattaaagtaatcACAATGTTCCCGGTTCCAGCATATTCTGCCGAGCGCGAGTTTAAATTCccgccaatgttttcttttttttatatattgttgcccacttcaaaatCCGTAGCAACAacaattgagtaaaaaagagcaattttaatattccaaacagactcaattttattatatatatagataagtaTTAAAACCTACAAGACTCAAAACAATTTGATTGACAATCGTATTGAGTTCAAAACGTTTTGCATGAGACCATTCCGTAACCCGCATcttagaaacaataaaaatcctTTTGAGGTAGCAACGGCGGATTACTAGCATGCCGCAGTATGCGTTTCCTACATCATTTCCAAAACTTTCAACtcaaatgtatttaatgtatgaataacgataaaatacttttatgaatgataaaaataaaaacctacaACTGTCACAGGTGACTtggtttaatgttttaatttaagttttgatTAATTGTTATACCTATAGTCCAgaatacaaatattcaatacaatagGGTATTCTACGgtgtttaaaatagtacttcaaaatgctgtttaaaaaattatctcTTAAATCTAACTCTTAAAAtgccacaaaaaatatattttggcaaaatttctaaaatttaaattttctaaaatttaaaccattttatTTCCGCTAAAACCGCTGTCAGTtattttggtgacgtcacaccTGTATAAATAACAGTCCACATTCATAAATACGATCGGCATTGTCCTTTTACATATCCGAtttgcattttataaaataaatatgtacaaataaaattcactttgattttttttaaatttaacgttAAAGTAAATCCTTGGAGTTAATGTTGATAGATATAGTTTAGTTGTTAATAACTTAAAACTGAACTGACCGTATTTGCCGCACTTACGTCACACCATGGCGGCTTGTGTTTTAGGACGTgacatgtagattaaaaattacgactttttaatttagtacaataaagtaataatgttcttttatgactcaaaatcagaattctgaagtatatttttatttaattttaaagttttatcaaatgtcataatttatatttcaccaCCGAAAGTACCCTATTCTTGGTTCAATGGCTTTTAGTTCTGCAGACAGGGCATATATTGGAGAAaacacgaaagagattgatttGTACAGTagaggaaacaaactcaattaaattttgaaaactaGCATAGTAGTAGttatttccttgttaatccttaacctagaacatgTGTTGttcattaattgttaataataagataataattgttagtactccaaactatatatactaaaatataacactgTATTGGaatattcacaacttaattttattacatttaatatatttacatagaaaagaacaaaataaaataaacacaaatattcaacatttataggcgAGGGAATTTAGAAGGGAGAACGCCGTAAATGGGATGAAGAAGTTTAGGACAAATCAACAGTATGGGTATGGATTGCGGAGCAATACAAATATTGTAGGTACTTTGTTTTTGTACTTTCAACTTTGAAGCAACTCAAACTGTCTTTAGTGTCATTTCAATTAAAGTTTACCAAactaaacagataaaaaaataaattgtcaatgtttatgaaaaatatgttaaatcgAATGGAAAACCTTTTTAATCTTGATAAGAATCTTAAAACTCTTGTAATTTTTGTTTCTGGAGTAATATCTTTcagtaacatattaaaaaactacGAAACAACGTTACTACAAACCCACGTCTAATGATATTACTGAAAGTCTAATGACGATAACCATAATTTTGTCGTTCATGATTATGTTAGAGCTTTAAAAAGGGTGCCAAAAGTACcgaagttatttataaaacaagcataaataaatagacaGAATTGTTTGAACTGCATATTTCGATTAGGTTATATACTAAAAGCCGATCAAGTATGCCCAAAGTTCATTCTCAAGCAACAAAAGTCGCTAATCGCTATGTTCAAACTTGACACGCTGTGGTTAGATAGTATTCATGTAGTAATTAGTAAATCAGACACAGTTacagcatatatatgtattatctatgaaATCAAGTCAATAGAAGTAACCACTGGAGTAACAATTTGTAACattgtaattttacatttcattattgacaatttccaaattaaaattaaagttttgaaATTAGAAGACAATGATAACAGTTTCTTCGACGTTCAAAACAACAACATTCAGAACTAACGCCATTTTTTCGGAAAATCATAGTGAATATCATGGTCTAATCGgactctcgaccaatgatattgcGTCAATTTGTTGTCAAATGTTCATGTTTCGAATTATTGATGTGCTCTTAAGTTTTTCCCAATCAGTTTGATCATTTCGACCGTCCGAAAAGTGCAAACGTGCATTTGTTCATGCTAAAAAATCTCAGATAAGATTATGTTTAAGATGGATTCTTGGATAAAAAGTTTTTGatccataaaataattatttcggtTCATCACACGAGTTTGATAGTAtttctagaatatttttttgaattattctaGTGAAAacggtttatatatataaacgttGCTACATTGCAATTAATTTAGAATGCCGAATAAAGTTGCCAATTTCggatattattaaacattgaaGAATAATATGAAGAGAAATCTATTTTGTGGCCTATAGTCACGTAATACAGCTCTTCGTGATTGAATGTAATATCTTAATCAGTGCGTTAgccatgttaatattattatttatttatgtctaaaTCACTATTGATGAATTAAGGGTTGGAACCTTCGTAGTATATACCTAATCAACTTTAAATCTGTGCATGATCTCAACTACTTGTAAATGGTTCCTTGGTTTTTTAACATTGAACGCATCTGAAAAGTAAAATCCGTTTCCGCTTGCAACTGTTGTCTATGCCAATTTGTCGCCATTTTTTTCTATCAAAGACAAAACGCCGGCCTTTTATTTCTCGTTTTACGCTCAGAAGTGAATGAATAGTTTCTACGTGAAAAAGTGGTAAATGATGGCAGCAAATAATTACTTTGGGTTTACCCATGGAGGAACCCAATATGGGTAAGTTATTTTGAACCAATTTAtcacattaaatacatttaaaagagTTGTACCTTAACATGAGTCGAATGTAGACTTGTGCTAGCATTTCTATGTAATCAAAATGGCGCCTGGTCTGTATTGATCGCAgttttcgtaataaaataacgCGATTCGCTGACTTAACCTTTTACGTCGTAATTTTAGCGCTGCAACAGCTAGTGCAGCTTACGGCGGCCAAACGGGGTACGCCGTGGCACCGGCTGCGACCGCCGCGACGTACGGGACCCAACGTGCCGCAGCAACAGGATACGATACTGCGTATCAGGCTGCAGCCGCTACACAAGGTATGAAAAACTCGAGCCTAAACCCTTTCACATTCGTAAAACTACagaaataatcttattaataagAGCAGATTATATCATTAAACAAACCAATATTCGAATGATTGTCactaaacgaaaaaaaatctcaatcaaatagtttattattgtttgttatgtTTACTACAAAATTCATTATGTTTAATGGCCATTAAAATTAGTTGATTATGTCCTAGATAACAAGTTTTTATCATTgacttcaattattatattaatcagtAAATCAGCCATGCCTTGGATAATTTTAATACCACAAAGCAGTAAAGTTAAAGCATCAATCAagcaaattacatttaaaagaaatgaCTTAGATGGACACTAATTTTATAACGTTAAATCGTAAATATCTGgtcaaattttcaatattttgaataaatgtcATTTTGTCAGGAAGacaaatgttaatttttgtttgttaaatatttttactgtgCAAGTTAGTTTATCAAGGCCAGATTTAGAGGTCTAAAACTGCAGGCTGtcattattttccaaataaataagaaaacataccgatatctataattaaatttcccgtaggaaagtttaatatttggaacatataatcatagaaatatattataaatagaatgatACTTGTATTTTCCCAtattgacatatattttatattaaacttcatGGAAATGATAATGATTGAATTGATAGTGTCCTTGTAGCTCTGACATCTCGAAATGTTTATTGATTATAAGCTGAGGTATATCCATAGGTACTGGtgtataaattgttttgttgtttaGCCGCTCACGCGCATGCGCACGCGGCTGCGGCCGCTGCCTCCGCATACGACGCCAGCAAAAGCGCGTATTACCAGCAGGCAGCTGCTGCTTATCCTGCTGCACCGCCACAGCCACAGCCCACCTACGACGCCACCGCTAAGCCCGCGTACTCTACGCCTGCCACATACGCACAGGTGACTGTCGATGTTTACCATATGCGGGAAAAAAAAGTCTTATAAACCGTTTCAATAAATATCTGCGAAAGGGTAAAATTGGTTTCTCTTTTGGTAGAGCTAAAGTAGTcttcgtataataaataataaatgatgtattaagagtaatattaatatcaaattgttttagctattttattagtatatttgtggtaatgaataattcaaatttttattgttatcataattataaacaagGTACAGTTATATTAATCGGATAACAATTaatcatttttgtataatttaaatctaagaATAGTGACATTTTAaaccaatttaataattttttgtgtGGATTTCCCTGTGAAGTAGTAAAACTTGTGGGCTTTATACAATAGCCGTAGACTTACAAAATAGACAAAAAAGAAGCCCACCAGAAGACTGGTATAAAGTTAATGTTGACCGTGTTGCGCAGGGCGCGCGCGGTTCCGGCGGCGCCAAGGCGGCGTACGGCAGTGTGTAcagcgcgcccgcgcccgcaGCCTCCTACCCCTCGCAGCCCTACTCCGCGCCCGCGCAACCCGCCAAGCGTAAGTACCGTACCCTGACATCTACATTTCTTAAAATCAAAACTGATTGTTCACACAAAAGTAATTGGCAATTTATGTGTCATCGAATAAAAATTAGTGTTGGTGACTCTAATAAGAATTGAAAACATAGAAATTGCCAGAGCAATTTTCAACTATTTTGCTGAAATCTAATagaccataaaaaatacagatcaaaaaagttaaaattacatgcatatgtatgtatgcaagtaattaatttgaattctaTTGACAGTTGCTAAAAGAATATCATGGTATTAATTTGCATGCTTCTATTTCTTTCATTCTCACAtgcttataaaatcaaattattaaattgattttatgcTATATTGTTAAGTATACTGGAACTTTTTAAGACTGcttgttatttgataaaaataatactaatttataattaataaacaaacaaatgaaaaaatataaaatatttaaataaaaaaaaatccttcgcAGTTTAGCTGTGCTACTtattttcttgccagttcttctctaAGTTCCAACTGGTCACTTAACCactaaattaatgaatgaaaagTTCTTATTCAATACTGACTGTTTTAAATAAGAATCTTCAAAAttgaataacttaaaaaaagcaCTGTATcatgatacataatataaactaaCATTATACTGTTAGTTATCTATGCTAAATTGTGTAGTTTACAGTGCTCtgtacatttacatattataaacaaacaaatataacaagggtttaaataagtgaataaaccatgtacttattttaaacGAAAGAAACTAAACACtagttaattcaaaataatatatagcatcaggatcaaattattgtttacaattagAGTAATTAGTAAGTAAGCACAGTGACTATAGAATGGTACATATTCATTTTAgtagtgttttataaaaaacgctgctttttatatatacaatcatggaataataattatgttataaatagtgTTTGTAGAAGGAAGTAAGAATATAGATTCACTATTTTTCAGTTAAatctaaaacatattatttattctataattaaaaaatattctgataTAGACTTTATTTAGAACTATCTAGtgctcaaataatataaaaattggacaagtagttattgttattattgataatcatttcttatataatagaattttataaaataaacctaatATCCTTcatatattagatttattattttttttgttttgtgaatATATATTCTCATTTTCATCTAAAAAGTCTGCTTGCAGCTTTTCTGGTTATTGTAATGGTTCTCTCAGATATACTAACTGTCATATCTGACATTATCattatgttttctttattagtacaaattatatttatttttagttttaatatgtggggaatatactttttttagtaacatatttcatataatatctaaaaaatattatgtgcaTATTCCCTTCTGTGTagtaatatagttatttatatttattgatgctGCTACACTACatgtataaattgtttaatacatTATTGAGCATTAACTGTAAATATTTACCAGTATAGTTGTTGTATAACTATTTGTTTGGATCAACTTTTCGGGGTGAGATATATTAGTTTAAGAAAATCATTGTTCATTAATATAAGAACATGACGATGTTTGATtaaattcgtaaataaaaagttcaataatgtcttataacattttataaacgcAGTTTAGCAGCAccatatagaatataaaaatacagcCATACGCGATTTCGCcctataaattcatataaattattaaaaaataaatactgacaTTATTCTTGAAAGAAAAGAGATTAGTATATAGCTTGAGTAAAGAGTTGATtaatcgaataatataaaatttagagGCGATCGCGCTATGTTGTTGTAGAGACGGCTAACAGGGGCACCTCTGCTTATGATACAGCTCTCTACAACGCGGCGACCATGTATGTGGCGCAGCAGAACAAGACGGGCGGAGGCGGGTGAGTTGaactttgttattatttctgTTTAGCTTCTATCTCACAACAATCAACATGGTTATTatgaactttttataaaatagtatttatagtaaagtagtattcaaaattggtataaagtatttatttatgtatttacccGACTATGGAGTACCATGGAGTAACATTTATCTGCTAAagatagaaatataatacaatatatttcctTGGGTTCTATAAATGCACGACTATAAGCCACTCCAGTGTTGATCATAGGTTGCCATAGCTTATGTTTGATTAGACACGAACCTTTTGAAGCATTGTttattccttattttatttgttaggtTTTGATTTAATACAGCGGCATACCCATTACGGCTATTAATAtcttccttatttttttttaaatctgaagCTAAAATGTATGCATTCAAGATAATACACGACAGTGCAGCTATAACTAAGTTGATCAAATcgatactttttaataaatgcctCCATACTCGGGTACACTTGCACACATAAACCGAACCGGGTGAAACGGTTGATAAAATGACGTAACGTAGCGGCGGTGGTCGCAGCGGCTGGAAGAACTACAACAAGAGTGGCGTCGGCGCTGGACTCGGGCGGAGACCCAAGCCTCCTCCCAAGGCGCAGCAGCTGCACTACTGCGACGTGTGCCGCATCTCGTGCGCCGGCCCGCAGACCTACAAGGAGCACCTGGAGGGACAGAAGCACAAAAAGAAGGAGGCGGCTGTGAAGttggcggcggcgggcggcggcggcggcggcgcgcgcgcgtgCGGCGCCTCGGCGCTGCGCTGCGAGCTGTGTGACGTCACGTGCACGGGGGCCGACGCCTACGCGGCGCACGTGCGAGGCATCAAGCACCAGAAGGTCGTCAAACTGCACACCATGCTGGGGAAACCCATCCCCTCCACCGAGCCCGTCAAGCTTCAGCCCGGTTAGTGGATCGCATTGCGAGTTAGCCGACTTTCCTTCGATGTCATAAtgtactataaattaaaaaccgtCTATTCTGTCGttctatgaataatataaatcatcaattttaaacaggataaataatattctgtttataattgaattatttcctcttcaaaatttcaattaaattagtatatttgaTGTATAAACTCATACCGGATATGATCTCCAAATAAGAAATGTTTGTTTACAAATGGAGAACATATTTGCGATGTGCCACTGAGCTGACTCCCCTGAACGCCACAGTATCATATCTGTATTGCGCGGTCGGCAGTTGTGATTTGCTAAGTCAAATTTTCTCATCGGATCAATTTAAAAACACTCGGTACAGATATGGAGTGTGTGTTGTGTGGGCCTTTTTTATGCATCGGTACATTTATTTTCGTTACTGCATCTCAAGCACATCACTTACAAAATATCAAGTTTCAAAAGTGTAATGTACTGATAAGCTTAATGtgcatattcaaataaaaactaattgtttcaaatatataaggTGTGTATCTTACACCTGACAATGACGTTGAACCAGAACTTCAAAAATACGTCATTATCAAGGAAGAAAATAATATCTCGTAGAAAAGGCCCAAAAGTCGATAAACGAACGTGTCAATTTAAAACCTCAGAGAAAATTTGACTTTTCCAAATCCACTAGCCAAAAAGACCGTCGCCGGAGCGCCAAAGATCGCTTTCGTGGCGTCCGGGGGCCTCAGCACCGTGGGCTGCAGCGCCGACTGCCCGCCAGGCGACAAGGAGGATGAGCGGGAAGACGACGCCGACGCAGAGCCCGAGGTGCAACCCGTGGGGCAAGACTACATTGAAGAGATCCGCGGGGACGACGGCAAGGCGCTCAGCTTCAACTGTAAACTTTGTGATTGCAAGTTCAACGACCCCAACGCCAAAGAGATGCATATGAAGGGTCGCCGTCATCGACTTCAGTACAAGAAGAAAGTGAGTGACTAATGACTTAAGATTAACATAGTATATAGAGTAAAGTCTCTATGTAGATTATGACCTGCAAAGAATATACCTGATCGTTTTtacatttattcttattatatatgttctATCTGTGGACTGACAACAATTACCAACATTGTTCATTGTgagataaattatgtaaattaaagtcTGTAAGCAAATAACactgaataaaacatttattacttaGAGTGAATGTGAATTGAATGAATAACCAATATTAGTTTGGTCTTTATCATAGGAATATCCAATGATTACTTAGTAAAAGGTTTGAGATCTTCGTAGAGCCTGATAGCTTAAAGCTGTCAAGAGTTCCGAAGTTCAGatgattacaaatttaaatgagGATTGTTGATATTTcatcttttatgtaaatatgttgtacacacaaaattaaaatttatttggtattgtATACAGGTTCAGCCAGACCTTGAAGTTAAAGTTAAGCCGTCCATGCACCAACGCAAACTAGCTGAGGCCAAAGCTCAAAGAATGCTCGTACGTGACGAGCTGTGGGCGCGACGGCGAATGCACGATGTTAGTACTGCAATCTGTCTATgcttcttaattataatatggtTTCACGGCTTAACAAATCGAagggaaaataaattattaaaaaatctattattatatatttaactcgTGTAGAGTCTGTAAAatcattttaagattttatccGTAAATACCGACAGGGAGTTGAAGAAGACGACCGTGTGTACTGGGAGGGTGCCGACTGGTGGCGCGGACcgcatcaccatcatcatcacgtaggttcaatattaatatttaaatatattgtcttGCGATAACACAAAACAAAcatgaatacaattatatgtatgctCAGGCTATGGGTATGGGGTACGGGCCTGTCGGCCGCCGGCCCGAGACTTCGGACGACCGACACGTGCTGGCCAAGCATGCTGATATATACCCACCTGAGCAGCAGCTGCAGGACATACAGCGCGCTGTTTCCCATACGGAGAAGGCTCTCAAATCGCTCTCCGACGCACTCGCCGATCAGGGCAAGCTCAAGGTGAGACGTCTATTGCCATCTTttcaatgtttgaaatatttacagaaCAAAAACTATAACGGTGACTTTTCTTCAGGGACAACCTGCAAAGGTCGCGGCTAAAGCGGATGacaaaaaagaagaaaaacccGAAGGCAAGGAGGACGGTCGCGATAACCAGCTGTGAGTAGTTCTCGTCTACTAATCTCGTGCCAATGCGTATCACACGTTATAACATGTGTTTTGGCGCAGGTTCTCGTTCGTGGGCGAAGGTGAGGCGGCGCCGAGCGGGTCTCCAGCAACCCCGGGGCCGGGCACGGCGGGTGCGCGCGCACTGAAGGGCGTCATGCGCGTGGGGCTGTTGGCCAAGGGGCTCCTGCTGCGCGGAGACCGAGACGTGCGCCTCGTCGTGCTGTGCCACGACCGCCCCACCGTCACACTACTCAAACGCGTCGCGGCTGACTTGCCGCACCATCTCTCCAGAGTCAAggtatgatatgatattttaagaagattaacaatatttgtgatattttgGACAAACAACTTTGCAAGTATATTAAGGAACATAAATATGtggtaaaatattcataatatgattatggaaattaaaaaatgtgaaatatGTAAGCTTTATAATTCTTCACAATGCCCGTGCACATATCATTGGTACAGGACTATTCAAAACAAATTCTACTTATcggtacttttaaaatatttttatatccttCCAGGGTACGGGCGAGGAGCCTAAGTACAAAGTGGAGCTCCTACCGGCAGAAGGTGCGGTGTCCGTATCAGACGGCTCTGTAAACGTGCTTGTGAGCCTCACGTCCGCCATCATGCGCGAGCCCGCAGGTTAGTGAGCAACGTGTACCTGCCTCCACACGATGAGCGACAACTGGTTCGCTCGCGATCGACGCGGGACGGTTTCGTTATGTTCGGGCTAACACAGTCACTCTGAACGTGCCGGCTTATAAATAGATGAGTTGTTAAAATGATTCGGAAGATTTGAATGACAATCTATGTACATTCgatgcaaaataaaattatcaattattttagcTTCATAAAATTGCTTTTTGTAGTAAATCTTTAATTACATTAGTTTTGCTTCAAATCAAGCAAtaacattttaacttttaattattgcacAGCACTTATTACACTACCTTTCAATTTGCTTTGGATATACAGACCCTTTTCCAATCTTACTAGTAATAAAAACTCATCTAAAATACACCCGAACACTTCgaaacatgtaataaaatttgtcaatttaatatataacacccaacaatttataattttatgaaaccgGTTGTCGAAGTCGTATCCACATCCTTTCCCCAAACTCTCAGAACAAACTATCTATTAtaagaaatgtaatttatgttttatatcttcactttatatatattctaataatatttatcgtctaatataaagataatttgttCAAAGTTACCGCCCGGCTTTGCCGGGCACTGTGTCGAATGCTTATTTTTAGGTGTGAGTAGGGTAAGCAGCGAGAAGAAAAGGATTTTTGATCATCTCCCTATATATCACGTGCGTCGACCTCCGCAGTGGTATATTATATCTACTGAAACGGAGTAAACGATCTCGTCCCTGTCGGCTCCATATATATACTATCTCTCTGGCTCCTATACTTATCTACTAAAAACTTCCGTATTTACTGGAGTCCGTCTCGTTCGATTCGACGCAATCAGCGGAAGCGCATGCGGCGGATGGTTGCGGGCCGACAGGGACTCGTTTGTCCCGTTTTCGTCGATGCCTTGATGGTCAAACACCCTTTGTATTGTTGTCGCTAGAGGGTGGCGACATAAAGCGAGACGACAAGGACGTGCTCCCGCGGCAGAAGTGTTTGGACGCGTTGGCCGCCCTTCGGCACGCCAAGTGGTTCCAGGTACATTCGCCCACATTACAACGTGTGCGCACTCCCCTGCTGCTGACGACTAAGTCAACTCGATTCATGAATTACTTGCAGATCTTTGTCATTTTTGTTCATTCTTATAATTTTCTGAATAATCATTTTTCTAAGAGGGTGAGGGGcagcatttttaatttaaattatggaTAGCTAGATGATGTTGCTTTAGATGCTGCTCCTAGAATTATTtggaaattttaattcatattttacaagaaaaaaaaagaattaacaaaattatttttacaatttttgaccgCTTCACGTATAAACTGACTACAATGAACTAATTAGACAAAGGGAGTGCGCACGTATTTTTTAGtcacatgtttatttttgttttatcattcAGAGTAGCCTTTATTTTAGTTGAAAAAACTTGCTATAACTATTCCGCTCCCTTGAACATGTGGCTACAAGTGCTCGTCGTAGGAGCGAAGCTGCGTTTCCTAGCACTCTGATAGCCGATGGGGTCGGGGGCGTAGCTAGGATTATAATAATCATCGGTCATACgataggttttatttaaatcgcaTTATATTTTGGAATGAACgagatcttaataaataatgtcaGGTGGAATCGGTTAGACTCGAAAATCATTAACTTAAAACATCTAACATAGTGATAGAATTCGATTATTATTAGATTCGAATCCAACGAGCGTCTACTCGATTCATATAACACCTGACATTGTGAGGACTGCCTAGCTACGCCGAGGGCAAGTAAGGGAAACGCAGTTGGTCCTCACGTTGTAATAAGCGGGTCGCGGCCCGCGGTGTGAGTGAGAACTGAGAGCGTGTGTGGCGCGTGTGCGTGGTGAGCGATCCGCTGACGAGTGTGCTGACATACAGGCTAGGGCGGCCAGTCTGCAGTCCTGTGTCATCATCATCCGCATCATGCGCGACCTCTGCCGGCGGATACCTAACTGGACGCCTCTCAATCCATACGTGAGTACAAAACATTCAATTGTCTATTAAGCAGCGTTCGTCCGTAtcgaaatttattaaacttaaattaacattaaaaattttattcgagAAATGTTGCCTTTAACATCAACGAtcgatataaatgaaataaatatgcaaCTCGTGTAGACCGCAATAAAGCTTGAGTCGTGTGTGCAGGCGATGGAATTGCTGGTGTCAGGTGTGATGCAGTCCGCGGGAGGCGCGCTGTCGCCGGGC
Encoded proteins:
- the LOC124534547 gene encoding zinc finger RNA-binding protein isoform X3, producing the protein MMAANNYFGFTHGGTQYGAATASAAYGGQTGYAVAPAATAATYGTQRAAATGYDTAYQAAAATQAAHAHAHAAAAAASAYDASKSAYYQQAAAAYPAAPPQPQPTYDATAKPAYSTPATYAQAAYGSVYSAPAPAASYPSQPYSAPAQPAKQTANRGTSAYDTALYNAATMYVAQQNKTGGGGGGGRSGWKNYNKSGVGAGLGRRPKPPPKAQQLHYCDVCRISCAGPQTYKEHLEGQKHKKKEAAVKLAAAGGGGGGARACGASALRCELCDVTCTGADAYAAHVRGIKHQKVVKLHTMLGKPIPSTEPVKLQPAKKTVAGAPKIAFVASGGLSTVGCSADCPPGDKEDEREDDADAEPEVQPVGQDYIEEIRGDDGKALSFNCKLCDCKFNDPNAKEMHMKGRRHRLQYKKKVQPDLEVKVKPSMHQRKLAEAKAQRMLVRDELWARRRMHDGVEEDDRVYWEGADWWRGPHHHHHHAMGMGYGPVGRRPETSDDRHVLAKHADIYPPEQQLQDIQRAVSHTEKALKSLSDALADQGKLKGQPAKVAAKADDKKEEKPEGKEDGRDNQLFSFVGEGEAAPSGSPATPGPGTAGARALKGVMRVGLLAKGLLLRGDRDVRLVVLCHDRPTVTLLKRVAADLPHHLSRVKGTGEEPKYKVELLPAEGAVSVSDGSVNVLVSLTSAIMREPAEGGDIKRDDKDVLPRQKCLDALAALRHAKWFQARAASLQSCVIIIRIMRDLCRRIPNWTPLNPYAMELLVSGVMQSAGGALSPGEALRRVMEAVAGGLLLDHGPGLRDPCEKDLVDALGNLPPQKREDLTASAQQFLRQIAFRQIHKVLDMEPLPKVKHAAGNWKFPRKRRRSNTDQDPDTPNGDNKVVKKEDNSE